From Mobula hypostoma chromosome 8, sMobHyp1.1, whole genome shotgun sequence, the proteins below share one genomic window:
- the fam136a gene encoding protein FAM136A isoform X1 yields the protein MAAAESQQRRLQRAVDAMVQGLEREQIRKMQGRMFRCSADCCDNGISSMEEVHQCIERCHTPLAKAQAAVTGELERFQNRLQRCMMDCNDRAKDALDSGVRELDVKQKAESCVTKCVDDHAVLIPSMTRTLKDSLASIAK from the exons ATGGCGGCTGCGGAGTCCCAGCAGCGCCGGCTCCAGCGGGCGGTGGACGCGATGGTGCAGGGCCTGGAGAGGGAGCAGATCCGCAAGATGCAG GGCAGAATGTTCCGCTGCAGCGCTGACTGCTGTGACAACGGCATCTCCTCCATGGAAGAGGTTCATCAGTGTATCGAGCGATGCCACACCCCGCTTGCCAAGGCACAGGCTGCTGTCACCGGGGAGCTCGAGAGGTTCCAG AATCGTCTGCAACGCTGCATGATGGATTGTAACGACCGAGCGAAGGATGCCCTTGATTCGGGAGTGAGAGAGCTGGACGTCAAGCAGAAGGCCGAATCCTGCGTCACCAAATGTGTGGATGATCATGCTGTCCTCATCCCCAGCATGACGAGGACTTTGAAGGACTCGTTAGCCTCCATTGCGAAATAA
- the fam136a gene encoding protein FAM136A isoform X2 codes for MFRCSADCCDNGISSMEEVHQCIERCHTPLAKAQAAVTGELERFQNRLQRCMMDCNDRAKDALDSGVRELDVKQKAESCVTKCVDDHAVLIPSMTRTLKDSLASIAK; via the exons ATGTTCCGCTGCAGCGCTGACTGCTGTGACAACGGCATCTCCTCCATGGAAGAGGTTCATCAGTGTATCGAGCGATGCCACACCCCGCTTGCCAAGGCACAGGCTGCTGTCACCGGGGAGCTCGAGAGGTTCCAG AATCGTCTGCAACGCTGCATGATGGATTGTAACGACCGAGCGAAGGATGCCCTTGATTCGGGAGTGAGAGAGCTGGACGTCAAGCAGAAGGCCGAATCCTGCGTCACCAAATGTGTGGATGATCATGCTGTCCTCATCCCCAGCATGACGAGGACTTTGAAGGACTCGTTAGCCTCCATTGCGAAATAA